A window from Cystobacter ferrugineus encodes these proteins:
- a CDS encoding putative Ig domain-containing protein codes for MDSSHGRSGYHARTRTFGLVGVIALVVLSVDIALASGGGHRLLDFFGWGKGHPGHGGPKPEPELCAVYPIAVPANLLSGAQPGAVFDRVPRGTGAGQYGWLTWAGSQSAPTLAESLRPPGDSDTYRNPYDSRDRRLDAGDWVLGASGSMNASSVRRNLDALIDKDIIVPVYDRATKGGGHHCDDDDDHDYGKDCDRKGHKHGKNHCDDDDDHDYGKDCDRKGHKHGKDKDHGKGGHHDDDHGHGGGNVQNGKFAYRVDRFAVIRLRGYQLTGNGWLSYEYRGARRCFNKAPVAKDATVTTPEDVALPLTLTATDPQSDALTYTVVDAPTHGTLTGTAPALVYTPNPNYHGPDRLTFRANDGELDSTVATVAITVTPVNDPPRITSTAPLLAADNAPYRYPVTAEDIDIGDVLTYSLLAAPAGMSIDPATGVIDWQPGADQAGEHPVTVAVTDRAGASDAQSFVLVVERSNRPPSIVSPAVLDAPELDGYLYALQAQDPDLNDVLTHSLVQQPQGMTIAADTGEIRWNAAAIAAAGWAGNNRQPNTMCMAGGERVSSLAPAADVVVVVDESGSMSGEHEWLADFAAPLEAHLMTNGVGDGAVPNRYGLLAYDPVPLPINVGTEPMGDYRQFITASAQLRLRGSGTEDGWRAVHHAVTQYPLRETAARNIILVTDEDRDNTDASITYASLLAEMQAGKAVLNAVVNARFKCGDGSAALGLGQHSVGYKADGRGGFQTCLNASAYGGDGNTIGDYVKLALETGGAAWDIEVLRDGGRVAQSFTNALLKIKVQEILQQLPTRNLPDVYIHGLQSNGDTVELDIGNRGLAAVGEAVVVQVFADDQLISLEVVPDLAAGAITHLSVPWWGATGPDPKRLSARIEVSQQVTECAVDNNTLDAAWVRARVSDRGGLSDEQGFSVQVVDQNQAPVFTSTPESTTGVGRRYVYRAAVLDPDRGDAVAWSLGAAPIGMSINRLTGEVTFIADVSQQGTHTIEVIARDLAGAEVRQSFTLTVDAAILPPRFMSEPERRAVQGTLYEYATQVTAEPSSQLRYDVFLGPLDLAIDEASGVVRWQVPAAFAGKSERVVLRVRDQHGNYDLQVYTLLGDLPNQAPRITSAPGLQATLGSSYSYSPSVSDVNVLEQFAWKGTVVPPGATIDTATGRLTWPAASVASAYPAAMAAQNPFCLARDPSVGEFAPSVRWTNSRVRFPTQPLVGPLVDTDLDGELTSNDLVAAVAVTWTDTTVSNRRLHAFDARTGETLWSYNQRTPDWYVQPAMADLTGEGEVNILFVDSQRYLVALRSNGTPLWVSNAPITTTSLDYNAISVSDLDGDGLAEILVGPSVYNAHGLLKWQFPVGTDNRGHALAIDLDNDGRREVIYRGEIRDANGALRKKLPSTVDATVNFAFYAPVALEGSARPYIAVSEYTNRGYRLSLVDPDGNLVWLRTAQISNAGPLLVADLNNDGTQDIFLAASGRLHSIAAGETMWEISGATNWSANNFRAAMAADIDRDGELEIFTTHPSYVQMIAGRSGAVLWRFAGMSDHSHTPTLADIDGDGNATLLLSEGNALRAYRSSTLPWHAASRVLHQSAFALDQIRADLKPNPADTSRLPQPLYVQGRRQSVAQATVFRPDLRVSAPYGAQNGAALTLTADVNNRGTESSRPLEVAFYRGDAGSGTLLGKVAVPTLAPGRSVPAQLATTPDAVGAGDVTAVIVTAADEAECEVGNNVAAGRVAGVSVSDHGGLEAQQTWVVAVSERMLAPTLTGTAPRNAIEHQAYRYQATASSPHLGDVVTFELSTTPDGATLNPRTGELLWTPRWGQVGRFSFVIAARSLNGNATQQSWTVDVTASTEPNQPPVIESTPVTAATVNQFYRYDVRAIDPEGQRIRYVLEGAPTGMQIDARTGTVLWQPNTAPAAPVPVKVVAIDERNARAEQPFTIKVYATPNNPPSITSVPTLSMTLGQSYEYAATAIDPDGDVLAFVWNTLPAGAQVGPASTVRWTPDASQLGAQAFELEVRDERGGWSRQHFTVFVNDASNRAPRITSAPNPRAVLGQAYAYAVAASDADGDTLAFELLERPQGMTIAADTGAIAWTPALSQLGTHSVKVQVNDGRGGVAWQTFTLEVTEQGSGDNGAPVILSAPATSAKIDRAYRYDVLTRDPDGDLLAYSLPRAPAGMTIDAQTGRIDWQPTQAGDFPVRVRVSDGALWTEQAWSLRVVDGLALSATLDVSPAQVGPNEVVTVQVQPLNAGSQVNVELRMDGTLVPVDANLLALVKTTVLGRHVLEATVSDGTETAQAIGEFFVLDASSSEGPTLTLTAPTDDAVVTAPTTVTGTVQDADLAGWKLYLIDRGGTASRQVSSGDTEVSGALGQLDPTRLLNGQYVVVLEAWDRAGHQAKAFSNIVVEGEMKLGHFSLSFEDVSIPLMGLPITVTRTYDTRRSHEKLDFGYGWSVDYQNVRVHESRTVGQGWSLNEYRDGFFSNWCVQPQGDPIVTVALPDGKLEKFRAKAMPECQFLVPNIDVQIAFEALPGTTSKLEQTTLGNVRLAGNQLIDLGEIGPADPNDYALTTKEGIRYDVHQGVGIRRVTDLDGNTLTYTRDGVLHSSGVGVQFIRDSAGRIATIKLPDGNLIDYTYDFVGDLSASVDQGGNVTTYGYLQGRWSHYLQDIVDPRGIRAARTEYDENGRMVAHVDAEGRRIEYTIDLDGRTQVVKNRLGHATTYAFDENGRITQEINPLGEVTRHSYDAYGNELTRENGEGELWRWEYDTAGNKTKETNPLGQVTRWTYDNRGQVLTQTDANGVVTANNVYDGRTGQMRSTVDASGQRTEMAYSSSGALTELRRPLGAVSTFAYDAQGNKTRETDAAGHVVRYAYDTMGRVLSESRDVQGADGNPRTLVTRYEYDAKGRRTAVIDPRGNTVRVEYNAIDKESARIDANGHRTEMDYDASGNLVETRFPDGTRERLGYDAENRQVTRVGPDGGLTEKVYDAAGRLTETRHPDGSVTRSAYDKAGRQLSRQDGRGNLTQFAYDDAGRVSVVTDARGKSTVTTYNPDGTQASVRDALGRTTKFVHDAAGRLVETIHPDTTTSDADNPRSRITYDALGRKASQTDEMNRTTVFEYTVLGQLAAVVDADGKRTTYVYDALGNKLQQTDALGRTTRWTYDDAGRVTSRTLPGGQAEFSQYDANGNLTVTSDFNGAITTHRYDAMNREVEVRHSDGSGTSTTYTASGQVATATTAAGTTVYGYDAADRLVSIRQPDGIEIGYAYDAAGNRVRMTTAQQDIAYGYDELNRLSTVTRGGATTSYAYDDVGNRSAVQLPNGNRADYVYDVRNRLRTLFHRTATSAVLLGLTYTVDASGLRTQVVESGSGATRTVVYQYDALKRLKREQVTDSTRGNRTTDWTYDAVGNRLTQVRVKAGVTRTTTYTYDANDRLEQEVASDGSVVQYLYDANGSLIERNDGTGQSLFGYDGAGRLVDAVTPASVMTYVYDANGIRQSQTVNGVTTRFVVDPVAEHDQVIEEHSGGRSVLYLTGDERIARSEGTQTDYLHLDGLGSTRLLSTAAGAATDRYWYEAFGETESHTGTSDNAFLFAGEQLDPNLGFYYLRARYMDPRSGRFVSLDPYPGESTDPVTLHKYLYANSAPTYYVDPSGYFGVASIGNIGLSMNLQGITRVGTAQGGRIVMRQVLFGKPPESLGLVGELVLDAMVKSVMDLVGMGDFPNKGAAGTAAHQRLKARLADVAKELRKLNYHGITVVAEPFADDDGEHSGKGRKGSVGIDVLVQYKGDNVLGLDLKIGKGYSKGGIRKRRSYFGDVVQVHIDVLPR; via the coding sequence ATGGACAGCAGTCACGGCCGGAGTGGTTATCACGCGCGCACGCGCACCTTTGGTCTGGTCGGCGTCATCGCGCTGGTCGTGTTGTCGGTCGACATCGCGCTGGCCTCCGGCGGCGGTCATCGCTTGTTGGACTTCTTCGGCTGGGGCAAGGGGCATCCGGGCCACGGCGGTCCCAAGCCCGAACCCGAACTGTGCGCGGTCTATCCCATCGCCGTTCCCGCGAATCTGCTTTCCGGTGCGCAGCCGGGCGCCGTGTTCGATCGTGTGCCGCGCGGCACCGGCGCCGGTCAGTACGGTTGGCTGACGTGGGCCGGCAGCCAGAGCGCGCCGACGCTGGCCGAAAGCCTGCGCCCACCGGGCGACAGCGACACCTACCGCAATCCCTACGATTCGCGCGATCGCCGCCTCGATGCCGGCGACTGGGTGCTGGGTGCGTCGGGTTCGATGAACGCCTCCAGCGTGCGCCGCAACCTCGATGCGCTGATCGACAAGGACATCATCGTGCCGGTGTACGACCGCGCGACGAAGGGCGGCGGCCATCACTGCGACGATGACGACGACCACGACTACGGCAAGGATTGCGACCGCAAAGGCCACAAGCACGGCAAGAATCACTGCGACGATGACGACGACCACGACTACGGCAAGGATTGCGACCGCAAAGGCCACAAGCACGGCAAGGACAAGGACCACGGCAAGGGCGGTCATCACGACGACGACCATGGCCACGGTGGCGGCAACGTCCAGAACGGCAAGTTCGCCTACCGCGTCGATCGTTTCGCCGTCATCCGCCTGCGCGGATACCAGCTCACCGGCAATGGCTGGCTGAGCTACGAATACCGCGGCGCCAGGCGCTGCTTCAACAAGGCGCCGGTGGCCAAGGACGCCACCGTCACCACGCCGGAAGACGTGGCGCTGCCGCTCACGCTGACCGCCACCGATCCGCAGTCCGACGCACTCACCTACACCGTCGTCGACGCGCCGACGCACGGCACGCTGACCGGCACCGCGCCGGCGCTGGTGTACACGCCAAATCCCAACTACCACGGCCCGGACCGCCTCACGTTCCGCGCCAACGACGGCGAACTGGATTCCACCGTCGCCACCGTCGCCATCACCGTCACGCCGGTCAACGATCCGCCGCGCATCACCAGCACCGCGCCGCTGCTCGCCGCGGACAACGCGCCGTATCGCTACCCGGTGACCGCCGAGGACATCGACATCGGCGACGTGCTGACCTACAGCCTGCTCGCCGCGCCCGCTGGCATGTCCATCGATCCCGCCACCGGCGTGATCGACTGGCAGCCCGGCGCCGACCAGGCCGGCGAACATCCGGTCACCGTGGCCGTCACCGACCGCGCCGGTGCGAGCGATGCGCAATCGTTCGTGCTCGTGGTCGAACGCAGCAACCGCCCGCCGTCCATCGTCAGTCCCGCCGTGCTCGACGCGCCGGAGCTGGACGGCTACCTCTACGCGTTGCAGGCGCAGGATCCCGACCTCAACGACGTGCTGACCCACTCGCTGGTTCAGCAGCCGCAGGGCATGACCATCGCCGCCGACACCGGCGAGATCCGCTGGAACGCGGCCGCGATCGCCGCCGCCGGCTGGGCCGGCAACAACCGCCAGCCCAACACGATGTGCATGGCCGGTGGCGAACGCGTGAGCAGTCTGGCGCCGGCGGCCGACGTGGTGGTCGTGGTCGACGAATCCGGCTCGATGTCCGGCGAGCACGAGTGGCTGGCCGACTTCGCCGCGCCGCTGGAAGCGCACCTGATGACCAACGGCGTCGGCGATGGCGCCGTGCCGAACCGCTACGGCCTGCTGGCCTACGACCCGGTGCCGCTGCCGATCAACGTCGGTACCGAACCGATGGGCGACTACCGGCAGTTCATCACCGCATCGGCCCAGCTTCGCCTGCGCGGCAGCGGCACCGAGGACGGCTGGCGCGCTGTGCACCACGCGGTGACGCAGTATCCGCTGCGCGAGACGGCGGCGCGCAACATCATCCTGGTGACCGACGAGGACCGCGACAACACGGATGCCTCGATCACCTACGCCTCGCTGCTGGCCGAAATGCAGGCCGGCAAGGCCGTACTCAACGCGGTGGTCAACGCGCGCTTCAAGTGCGGCGACGGCTCGGCCGCGCTGGGCCTGGGCCAGCACAGCGTCGGCTACAAGGCCGACGGCCGCGGCGGCTTCCAGACCTGCCTGAACGCCAGCGCGTACGGCGGCGACGGCAACACCATCGGCGACTACGTCAAGCTCGCGCTGGAGACCGGCGGCGCCGCGTGGGACATCGAAGTCCTGCGCGACGGCGGCCGCGTGGCGCAGTCGTTCACCAACGCGCTGCTGAAGATCAAGGTGCAGGAAATCCTGCAACAGTTGCCCACGCGCAACCTGCCCGACGTCTACATCCACGGCCTGCAGTCCAACGGCGACACGGTGGAACTGGACATCGGCAACCGCGGCCTGGCCGCGGTGGGTGAGGCGGTGGTCGTGCAGGTCTTCGCCGACGACCAGCTCATCTCCTTGGAGGTCGTGCCAGACCTGGCCGCCGGCGCCATCACTCACCTGAGCGTGCCCTGGTGGGGCGCGACGGGTCCGGACCCCAAGCGCCTGAGCGCGCGCATCGAGGTGTCGCAGCAGGTCACCGAGTGCGCGGTCGACAACAACACGCTCGACGCGGCCTGGGTGCGCGCGCGCGTCAGCGACCGCGGTGGACTCAGCGACGAGCAGGGCTTCTCCGTCCAGGTCGTCGACCAGAACCAGGCGCCGGTGTTCACCTCGACGCCCGAATCCACCACCGGCGTCGGCCGACGCTACGTCTACCGCGCGGCCGTGCTCGATCCCGATCGCGGCGACGCGGTCGCCTGGTCGCTTGGCGCCGCACCGATCGGGATGTCGATCAACCGCCTCACGGGCGAGGTGACCTTCATCGCCGACGTCTCGCAGCAGGGCACGCACACGATCGAAGTGATCGCGCGCGATCTCGCCGGCGCCGAAGTGCGACAGAGCTTCACGCTGACCGTCGACGCCGCGATCCTGCCGCCGCGCTTCATGTCCGAGCCCGAGCGCCGCGCGGTGCAGGGCACGCTGTACGAGTACGCGACGCAGGTGACGGCCGAGCCGTCCTCGCAGCTGCGCTACGACGTCTTCCTCGGTCCGCTTGACCTGGCCATCGACGAGGCCAGCGGCGTGGTGCGCTGGCAGGTGCCGGCGGCGTTCGCCGGCAAGAGCGAGCGCGTGGTGCTGCGCGTGCGCGACCAGCACGGCAACTACGACTTGCAGGTCTACACGCTGCTGGGCGATCTGCCCAACCAGGCGCCGCGCATCACCAGCGCACCCGGCCTGCAGGCCACGCTGGGCAGCAGTTATTCGTACTCGCCGTCGGTCTCCGACGTGAACGTGCTCGAGCAGTTCGCGTGGAAGGGCACGGTGGTGCCGCCTGGCGCGACGATCGACACCGCGACCGGCCGTCTGACCTGGCCGGCCGCATCGGTCGCTTCCGCCTACCCGGCGGCGATGGCGGCGCAGAACCCGTTCTGCCTGGCGCGCGATCCATCCGTGGGGGAGTTCGCACCGAGCGTGCGCTGGACCAACAGCCGCGTGCGCTTCCCGACGCAGCCGCTGGTCGGCCCACTGGTCGACACCGACCTGGACGGTGAGCTCACCTCCAACGACCTCGTCGCGGCGGTCGCCGTGACCTGGACCGACACCACCGTCTCCAACCGCCGCCTGCACGCGTTCGACGCGCGCACGGGCGAGACCTTGTGGAGCTACAACCAGCGTACGCCGGACTGGTACGTGCAGCCGGCGATGGCCGACCTCACCGGCGAGGGCGAGGTCAACATCCTGTTCGTCGACAGCCAGCGCTATCTGGTCGCGCTGCGCTCGAACGGCACGCCGCTGTGGGTCAGCAACGCGCCGATCACGACGACGTCGCTGGACTACAACGCCATCAGCGTGAGCGACCTGGACGGCGACGGACTGGCCGAGATCCTCGTCGGCCCGTCGGTCTACAACGCCCACGGCCTGCTGAAGTGGCAGTTCCCGGTGGGTACGGACAACCGCGGCCACGCACTGGCCATCGACCTGGACAACGACGGCCGCCGCGAGGTCATCTACCGCGGCGAGATCCGTGATGCCAACGGCGCGCTGCGCAAGAAGCTGCCCAGTACCGTCGATGCCACGGTGAACTTCGCGTTCTACGCGCCGGTGGCGCTGGAAGGCAGTGCGCGCCCGTACATCGCGGTGAGCGAGTACACCAACCGCGGCTACCGCCTGAGCCTGGTCGATCCGGACGGCAACCTCGTCTGGCTGCGCACCGCGCAGATCAGCAACGCCGGCCCGCTGCTGGTGGCCGACCTCAACAACGACGGCACGCAAGACATCTTTCTCGCCGCGTCCGGACGCCTGCACTCGATCGCGGCGGGCGAGACGATGTGGGAGATCAGCGGCGCCACCAACTGGTCCGCGAACAACTTCCGCGCGGCGATGGCGGCCGACATCGACCGCGACGGCGAGCTGGAAATCTTCACCACCCACCCCAGCTACGTGCAGATGATCGCCGGCCGCAGCGGCGCGGTGCTGTGGCGTTTCGCCGGCATGAGCGACCACAGCCACACGCCGACGCTGGCCGACATCGACGGCGACGGCAACGCGACACTGCTGCTGAGCGAGGGCAACGCGCTGCGCGCCTACCGCTCGAGCACCCTGCCGTGGCATGCCGCCTCGCGCGTGCTGCACCAGAGCGCGTTCGCGCTCGACCAGATCCGCGCCGACCTCAAGCCGAATCCGGCCGACACCTCGCGCCTGCCCCAGCCGCTGTACGTGCAGGGCCGACGCCAGAGCGTGGCCCAGGCGACGGTGTTCCGCCCCGACCTGCGCGTGTCCGCGCCGTACGGTGCGCAGAACGGCGCGGCGCTGACGCTCACCGCCGACGTCAACAACCGCGGCACCGAATCCAGCCGTCCGCTGGAGGTAGCCTTCTACCGCGGCGATGCTGGCAGCGGCACGCTGCTGGGCAAGGTCGCCGTGCCGACGTTGGCACCGGGCCGCAGCGTGCCGGCGCAACTGGCGACGACGCCGGACGCCGTCGGCGCTGGCGACGTCACGGCGGTGATCGTCACCGCGGCCGACGAAGCCGAGTGCGAGGTGGGCAACAACGTGGCCGCGGGCCGCGTCGCGGGCGTGTCCGTCAGTGACCACGGCGGCCTCGAGGCGCAACAAACGTGGGTGGTCGCGGTCAGCGAGCGCATGCTCGCGCCGACACTCACCGGCACCGCGCCGCGCAACGCCATCGAACACCAGGCATACCGCTACCAGGCCACGGCGAGCTCGCCGCACCTGGGTGACGTGGTGACGTTCGAACTCAGCACGACGCCGGATGGCGCCACTCTCAACCCGCGCACCGGCGAGCTCCTGTGGACGCCGCGCTGGGGCCAGGTGGGGCGCTTCAGCTTCGTCATCGCCGCGCGCAGCCTCAACGGCAACGCCACGCAGCAGTCGTGGACGGTGGACGTGACCGCGTCGACCGAGCCCAACCAACCGCCGGTGATCGAGTCCACCCCGGTGACGGCCGCGACCGTGAACCAGTTCTACCGCTACGACGTGCGCGCCATCGATCCGGAAGGCCAGCGCATCCGCTACGTGCTCGAAGGCGCGCCGACGGGCATGCAGATCGACGCGCGCACCGGCACGGTGCTGTGGCAGCCCAACACCGCCCCGGCCGCACCGGTGCCGGTGAAGGTCGTCGCCATCGACGAGCGCAACGCGCGCGCCGAGCAGCCCTTCACCATCAAGGTCTACGCCACTCCGAACAACCCGCCGTCGATCACCAGCGTGCCGACGCTGTCGATGACGCTGGGCCAGTCGTACGAGTACGCCGCCACCGCCATCGATCCGGACGGCGACGTGCTGGCGTTCGTGTGGAATACGCTGCCGGCTGGCGCGCAGGTCGGCCCGGCCTCGACGGTGCGATGGACGCCGGACGCCTCGCAGCTGGGCGCGCAGGCGTTCGAACTGGAAGTGCGCGACGAACGCGGCGGCTGGTCGCGCCAGCACTTCACCGTCTTCGTCAACGATGCATCCAACCGCGCGCCGCGGATCACCAGCGCGCCGAACCCGCGCGCGGTGCTCGGCCAGGCCTATGCCTACGCCGTCGCCGCCAGCGACGCCGACGGCGACACGCTGGCCTTCGAGCTGCTCGAACGCCCGCAGGGCATGACGATCGCCGCCGACACCGGCGCCATCGCATGGACGCCGGCGCTTTCGCAGCTGGGCACGCACTCGGTGAAGGTGCAGGTGAACGATGGCCGCGGCGGCGTCGCCTGGCAGACGTTCACGCTGGAAGTCACCGAACAGGGCAGCGGCGACAACGGCGCGCCGGTGATCCTGAGCGCGCCAGCGACGTCGGCCAAGATCGACCGCGCCTACCGCTACGACGTGCTCACACGCGATCCGGACGGCGACCTGCTGGCCTACAGCCTCCCGCGGGCGCCGGCCGGCATGACCATCGACGCCCAGACGGGCCGCATCGACTGGCAGCCGACGCAGGCCGGCGACTTCCCGGTGCGCGTGCGCGTCAGCGACGGCGCGCTGTGGACCGAGCAGGCCTGGTCGCTGCGCGTGGTCGACGGCCTGGCGCTGAGCGCCACGCTCGACGTGTCGCCCGCGCAGGTCGGACCGAACGAAGTGGTCACCGTGCAGGTGCAGCCGCTCAACGCCGGTTCGCAGGTCAACGTGGAACTGCGCATGGATGGCACGCTCGTGCCGGTCGATGCGAACCTGCTCGCGCTGGTGAAGACCACGGTGCTCGGACGCCACGTGCTCGAGGCCACCGTCAGTGACGGCACGGAGACCGCGCAGGCCATCGGCGAGTTCTTCGTGCTCGATGCCAGCAGCAGCGAAGGCCCGACGCTCACGCTGACCGCGCCGACCGACGACGCCGTCGTCACCGCGCCCACCACCGTCACCGGCACCGTGCAGGATGCCGACCTGGCCGGCTGGAAGCTCTACCTGATCGACCGCGGCGGCACCGCCTCGCGGCAGGTGTCCAGCGGTGACACCGAGGTGTCCGGTGCGCTCGGCCAGCTCGATCCCACGCGCCTGCTCAACGGCCAGTACGTGGTCGTGCTCGAAGCCTGGGATCGCGCCGGCCATCAGGCCAAGGCCTTCAGCAACATCGTGGTCGAAGGCGAAATGAAGCTGGGCCACTTCAGCCTCAGCTTCGAGGACGTGTCGATCCCGCTGATGGGGCTGCCGATCACGGTCACGCGCACCTACGACACCCGCCGCAGCCACGAGAAGCTAGACTTCGGCTACGGCTGGAGCGTGGACTACCAGAACGTGCGCGTGCACGAATCGCGCACCGTGGGCCAGGGCTGGAGCCTGAACGAGTACCGCGATGGCTTCTTCAGCAACTGGTGCGTGCAGCCGCAGGGCGACCCGATCGTCACCGTCGCGCTGCCGGACGGAAAGCTGGAGAAGTTCCGCGCCAAGGCGATGCCGGAATGCCAGTTCCTGGTGCCCAACATCGACGTGCAGATCGCGTTCGAAGCGCTGCCGGGCACGACGTCCAAGCTGGAACAGACCACGCTGGGCAACGTGCGCCTGGCGGGCAACCAGCTGATCGACCTGGGCGAGATTGGCCCGGCCGATCCGAACGATTACGCGCTGACCACCAAGGAAGGCATCCGCTACGACGTGCACCAGGGCGTCGGCATCCGCCGCGTCACGGACCTGGACGGCAACACGCTGACCTACACGCGCGACGGCGTCCTGCATTCCAGCGGCGTGGGCGTGCAGTTCATCCGCGACAGCGCCGGACGCATCGCCACGATCAAGCTGCCCGACGGCAACCTCATCGACTACACCTACGACTTCGTCGGCGATCTGTCCGCGTCGGTCGACCAGGGCGGCAACGTCACGACCTACGGTTACCTGCAAGGCCGCTGGTCGCACTACCTACAGGACATCGTCGATCCGCGCGGCATCCGCGCGGCGCGCACGGAGTACGACGAGAACGGCCGCATGGTCGCGCACGTCGACGCCGAAGGACGCCGGATCGAATACACCATCGACCTGGATGGCCGCACGCAGGTGGTGAAGAACCGCCTGGGCCACGCCACGACGTACGCCTTCGATGAGAACGGCCGCATCACGCAGGAGATCAACCCGCTGGGCGAGGTGACCAGGCACAGCTACGACGCGTACGGCAACGAACTCACGCGCGAGAACGGCGAGGGTGAACTCTGGCGCTGGGAGTACGACACCGCCGGCAACAAGACCAAGGAGACCAACCCGCTCGGCCAGGTGACGCGCTGGACCTACGACAACCGCGGACAGGTGCTGACGCAGACCGATGCCAACGGCGTGGTGACGGCGAACAATGTCTACGACGGCCGCACCGGACAGATGCGCTCCACCGTCGACGCCTCTGGTCAGCGTACGGAGATGGCGTATTCCTCGTCCGGTGCGCTGACCGAACTGCGTCGACCGCTCGGTGCGGTCAGCACGTTCGCCTATGACGCGCAGGGCAACAAGACGCGCGAGACCGACGCAGCCGGTCATGTGGTGCGCTATGCGTACGACACGATGGGTCGCGTGCTGAGCGAGTCGCGCGACGTGCAGGGCGCCGATGGCAACCCGCGCACGCTCGTCACGCGCTACGAGTACGACGCCAAGGGTCGACGCACCGCGGTCATCGATCCTCGGGGCAATACCGTTCGCGTGGAGTACAACGCGATCGACAAGGAGTCGGCGCGCATCGATGCCAACGGCCATCGCACCGAGATGGACTACGACGCGTCAGGCAACCTCGTCGAGACCCGGTTCCCGGATGGCACCCGTGAACGCCTCGGATACGACGCGGAGAACCGGCAGGTCACGCGCGTGGGCCCGGACGGCGGCCTCACGGAGAAGGTCTACGACGCGGCGGGACGGCTGACGGAAACCCGGCATCCGGACGGCAGCGTCACGCGCTCGGCCTACGACAAGGCCGGCCGCCAGCTCAGTCGCCAGGACGGTCGCGGCAACCTCACCCAGTTCGCATATGACGATGCCGGTCGCGTGTCGGTGGTGACCGACGCGCGCGGCAAGAGCACGGTGACGACCTACAATCCCGACGGCACGCAGGCCAGCGTGCGCGACGCGTTGGGTCGCACGACCAAGTTCGTCCACGACGCGGCCGGTCGGCTGGTGGAGACCATCCATCCCGATACCACCACGTCGGATGCCGACAACCCGCGCAGCCGCATCACGTACGACGCGCTGGGCCGCAAGGCGAGCCAGACCGACGAGATGAACCGCACCACGGTGTTCGAGTACACCGTGCTGGGTCAGCTCGCGGCGGTGGTCGATGCGGACGGCAAGCGCACGACCTACGTCTACGACGCGCTGGGCAACAAGTTGCAGCAGACCGACGCGCTGGGACGCACGACGCGTTGGACCTACGACGATGCCGGACGCGTCACCTCGCGGACGCTGCCGGGCGGACAGGCCGAGTTCAGCCAGTACGACGCCAATGGCAACCTGACCGTCACCTCGGACTTCAACGGTGCGATCACGACGCACCGCTACGACGCCATGAACCGCGAAGTCGAAGTGCGCCACTCCGACGGCAGCGGCACCTCGACGACCTACACCGCGAGCGGGCAGGTCGCCACCGCGACGACCGCGGCGGGCACGACGGTGTACGGCTACGACGCGGCCGACCGGCTGGTGTCCATCCGCCAGCCCGACGGTATCGAGATCGGCTACGCCTACGACGCGGCGGGCAACCGCGTGCGCATGACCACGGCCCAGCAGGATATCGCCTACGGCTACGACGAGCTCAATCGCCTCTCGACCGTCACGCGTGGCGGGGCGACGACGTCCTACGCCTACGACGACGTCGGCAACCGCAGCGCCGTGCAACTACCCAACGGCAACCGTGCCGACTACGTCTACGACGTGCGCAACCGTTTGCGCACGCTCTTCCATCGCACCGCCACCAGCGCGGTGCTTCTGGGACTGACGTACACGGTCGATGCCTCGGGCCTGCGCACACAGGTGGTGGAGAGCGGGTCGGGCGCGACGCGCACCGTCGTGTACCAGTACGACGCGCTCAAGCGCCTGAAACGCGAGCAGGTCACCGACAGCACGCGTGGAAACCGCACCACCGACTGGACCTATGACGCGGTCGGCAACCGCCTGACACAGGTTCGGGTCAAGGCGGGCGTCACGCGCACCACGACGTATACCTACGACGCCAACGATCGCCTGGAACAGGAAGTCGCCAGCGACGGCAGCGTGGTCCAGTACCTCTACGATGCCAATGGAAGCCTGATCGAGCGCAACGACGGTACGGGCCAGAGCCTGTTTGGCTACGACGGAGCCGGTCGCCTGGTCGATGCGGTCACGCCGGCCTCGGTGATGACCTACGTCTACGACGCCAATGGCATCCGTCAGTCGCAGACCGTCAATGGCGTCACGACGCGCTTCGTGGTCGATCCGGTGGCCGAGCACGACCAGGTCATCGAGGAGCACAGTGGCGGCCGCTCCGTGCTGTACCTGACCGGCGACGAGCGCATTGCCCGCAGCGAAGGCACCCAGACGGACTACCTCCACCTCGACGGCCTGGGCAGCACGCGTCTGCTGAGCACGGCTGCTGGCGCCGCCACGGACCGCTACTGGTACGAGGCCTTCGGCGAAACCGAGTCCCACACCGGCACCAGCGACAACGCATTCCTGTTCGCCGGCGAGCAGCTAGACCCGAACCTCGGGTTCTATTACCTGCGCGCCCGCTACATGGACCCGCGTTCGGGCCGCTTCGTTTCGCTCGACCCCTATCCGGGCGAAAGCACCGACCCGGTGACGCTGCACAAGTACCTGTATGCCAATTCGGCGCCCACGTATTACGTCGATCCGAGCGGTTACTTCGGCGTGGCGAGCATCGGCAACATCGGCCTGTCGATGAACCTGCAGGGCATCACCCGAGTGGGCACCGCGCAGGGCGGCCGCATCGTGATGCGCCAGGTGCTGTTCGGCAAGCCGCCGGAAAGCCTCGGCCTGGTCGGCGAGCTGGTGCTCGATGCGATGGTGAAGTCGGTCATGGACCTGGTCGGGATGGGCGACTTCCCCAACAAGGGCGCGGCAGGCACCGCCGCGCACCAGCGGTTGAAGGCGCGCCTGGCCGATGTCGCCAAGGAACTGCGCAAGCTCAACTACCACGGCATCACCGTCGTCGCCGAACCGTTCGCGGACGACGACGGAGAACACTCGGGCAAGGGACGCAAGGGCTCGGTGGGTATCGACGTGCTGGTCCAGTACAAAGGCGACAACGTACTCGGCCTGGACCTCAAGATCGGCAAGGGCTACAGCAAGGGCGGCATCCGCAAGCGACGCAGTTACTTCGGTGACGTGGTGCAGGTCCACATCGACGTACTTCCGCGATAG